A single genomic interval of Kwoniella newhampshirensis strain CBS 13917 chromosome 12, whole genome shotgun sequence harbors:
- a CDS encoding haloacid dehalogenase, type II, with protein sequence MPSVVFDVVGTCFSYDNGAEALQARLGDKLAQYGITSKLLFYSWVCSTERDYSYLSQIKQYKPFYSILSNTFTRVLFQAGVPESELEGFYAKEDVEYIMSEFKKLKPRPGLAEMMQTLRDGGFEVWCCSDANVDRVKGYFDAANVPMPLDHILSADMVNAGKPEPEVYKLAREKAGSDKPGEVSVFAASHAWDCAAAKSAGFLTAYTTTYEYDECEVIFGKSDFVAPDLVSLGKGIVEKWGKK encoded by the exons ATGCCTTCTGTTGTCT TCGACGTCGTCGGAACATGTT TCTCCTATGATAACGGTGCCGAGGCACTTCAAGCCCGTCTCGGCGACAAACTCGCCCAGTACGGTATCACCTCCAAGCTCCTCTTCTACTCCTGGGTCTGTTCCACCGAACGAGACTACTCGTACCTATCCCAGATCAAGCAGTACAAACCCTTCTactcgatcctctccaacACCTTCACCCGAGTCCTCTTCCAGGCCGGCGTACCCGAATCCGAACTCGAGGGGTTCTACGCcaaggaagatgtcgaatATATCATGAGCGAGTTCAAGAAATTGAAGCCTCGACCAGGATTGGCGGAGATGATGCAGACGCTCAGAGACGGAGGGTTCGAAGTTTGGTGTTGTTCCGATGCGAATGTCGATCGAGTAAAAGGTTACTTCGACGCCGCAAACGTCCCCATGCCTTTGGACCACATCCTCTCGGCGGACATGGTCAATGCGGGCAAACCTGAACCGGAAGTGTACAAGCTCGCAAGGGAGAAAGCGGGTTCAGATAAACCAGGAGAAGTCTCAGTCTTCGCAG CATCCCATGCTTGGGACTGTGCCGCCGCGAAATCTGCGGGCTTCCTCACGGCCTACACTACCACATACGAGTACGACGAATGCGAGGTCATCTTCGGCAAGTCAGATTTCGTCGCCCCCGATCTCGTCTCATTGGGTAAGGGTATCGTGGAGAAGTGGGGCAAGAAGTAG